Within Bradymonas sediminis, the genomic segment TGCGCGCGGCTCCAAGCGAGGTGTTGTTCAACGCGTTGTTGCGCGATCTTGCGCAGGTCTCAAAATCTGAACTCCGACCGGAGTTCGAGAGCCAAGCCCATAATTTTGAAGGATTTTCTGCAACTGAAGAGCTCGCGATTCACGCCGCGCTGATGCCGGTTACTCCCGAAGACGCGCGGGCGCGCAGCTTCGATGCGTTGATCGCTGCGGCCTCTGGCGCCGTGAAATCGGACGGTAATTGCATCGAAATCCCAGGGGCCGATATCATCGCCCGGCGCCTGGCTCCCGATGCGCGCAAAGCCTCGCCCGCACAATTGCCACACCTTGGCGCGACGCATTGGCTGGTCAGCGATGCCTTTGAGGCCGCCTGCCACTCGCCAATGGACTTTGCCCGAAGCCTTGAGGCATCGCTCGGCCACGATGAGACGATGGCCCGGCGGATGATCCCGTTGCTCACCGCGCTTAGCGAGCACAGCACGCCTGAGGCCCGCGCCCAGATGTTGCGCCAGGTCGCAGACTTCAGCGCCCAGCACAAAACGGGCGCGGCGTGCACCCGATTTAACCTCGCCCTCGCCTACTCCAACGCCACCGCAGGGCACCTGGACGTGGCCGCCAAAAACCTTGCAAAGACCGTTAATTGCGCCGCCGATGACTCCGAGAAATACGCGGCCAGCCAGCGGTTGCTCAACGCCTATATCCAATTCGAAACCAGCGCCCAGCTCCCCGCGGGCCTCCCCGAAAAGACGCGTGAAGCGCTGCTTGAGCTCACCCGCGCGACGCCGACGAGCCACGCCGCGCCCACATGCTTCGGCCTCGAAGGGCTCCCCTATCAATTGGCGAGTTATCTGCACCCGGATATCGTCGCCCTGGCGGTCTCGCTGAGCGAACCCGAGGAAGATGACCTCGCCCTTGAGACAAGCTCGCGCAGCCTGCAGCGGGCCATCGCAGCCATGCAGGTCGCGCAGCGCTACCTCGCCGAAGGCCAACCTGCCCCGGCGGCCGATTCACTTTTGGACGCCCGCGCGGCCTTCGCGCGCATCAACCACCAGGTGGGCCTGCGCCGCGTCGCGTTCCTGGCCCAGACGATCTACGGCAGCGATCTGGAGAGCTATCGCGCTGCGCAAAACGCAGCCGCCGAAGCGACGCCGCGACGCACCTCGAAGCGCGCTCCGGTCTCGCTAAGCGCGCCCGAGAAGCTCAGCGCCGCCGACTGGTCCATCGCCCTGCAACAAGGTCAGGCTGAGCAAATCGTGGCGATTTTCAAGGCGCAGAAGCGCCCCAAAACCCCCGAAAGCGCCCGCGCGCTGACCGCAGCGAAGTTACTCCGCGCCGCCGACGACGCCAGCGCGCTGCCCCCCCAGACCCTCGGGGTCGATGCGTCCGCGCTTGAGGCGCTGTGCCAATAGGGGTCGCGGGATAATCGGCGCGCCCCGGCTGGCGCGCCCCCGCTGTTCTTTTCCCCAAGTTTCCCCGGCATTCCCAATGACCCGGTTGTCGCCACCCCGGCGTTGGGCTAAGCTCGCGATCTCAAATTTGGAAGTCGGGATGCACATCGCATCCAGGCCAGTGACGCTATCATCGAGGGGTTTTCTGAGCATATATAATGATCGGCACCACGATTTCACGCTATGATATTTTAGAGGAGCTCGGCCAGGGCGGCATGTCGGTGGTGTATCTTGCCCAAGATACAGGGCTAAACCGACAGGTGGCAGTCAAATTACTGCACTCGCATCTGGCCAATAAGCCCGAGAATCGCAAGCGTTTCCGCCGCGAGGCTGAAGCGATCGCACGGCTGCGCCACGAAAATATCCTCGACGTGTACGACGTGTCCGACGCCTCGGAGCCGCGCTCCTATATCGTGATGGAATATGTCGAGGGGATGAACCTTCGCCAATTCGTCGAATATCACGGCGCGCCGCCCTCCGAGATCGTGTGCCTGCTGGGCGCGCAGCTGTGCAACGCCCTGTCTCACGCGCATAAACAAGGGGTCATCCACCGGGATCTCAAGCCCGAGAACGTCATGATTTCGACCGCCGGCGCGGTGAAGTTGATGGACTTCGGCATCGCGCATGTCATCGGGGCCGAGACGATGACGCGCACCGGCAGCCTGATCGGCAGCCCGGCGCATATGGCCCCCGAGATGATCGACGGCGCACAGGTCGATGCGCGCGCGGACATCTTCGCGCTGGGGACCATCCTCTATTGGATGGGCACCGGGCGGCTGCCGTTTTGCGGCGACAACACGCCGCAGGTGCTGCGAAACGTGATGGAATCGCGCTACGCGCGCCCCGAGGATGTTGAGCCGACGCTGAGCCACGACCTGGCGCGCATCATCGAGCGCACCCTGCACACCGACCCGGCCGAGCGCTTTCAAAGCGCCGATGCGCTCAAGCTTGAGCTGCTCGCCGCGGTGCACGCCGTCGGCCTCGAAGATCATGAGAGCATGCTTAGCGCGTATTTTAGCGGCCCCAAAAGATACGGCGCTGACTTCCCGGCGATGGTCGTCCCGAAGCTTATCGACTGCGCGAAACGCTCGAACCAGCGCGGCAGCACGGCGGTGGCGATTTCGTATTTTAATCGCGTCCTGGCCTATGACCCGGGCAATGAGGAGGTGCGCGAGTGCCTGCGAAATCTGCATCGTGGCCGGCGCATCTGGCTTGGCGCCGCCGCCGCGGTGGCGCTTTGCCTGGTCGCCGGGGGTGCGTGGGCGGGCTATTCCTATTGGGATGGTGTCCAGCGGCGCGAGGCCGCCGCCGCCCTGACGCAGCGAACCCTCGAGGACGCGACGACCAACGCCCGGGTGATGCTCGCCCAGAACGCAGCCCAGCGCGGGGTGCGCGAGGCGCATGCCTTCGCCTACCTTGAGCTCCCGCGACTTCAGGCCGGCGAAGTTGCGCGCGGCGTCGCGGCGCAGGCGCGCGCCGTCACCCGCACACCGCTTCAGCGCTTTCAAGATGCCCGGGCGATGCGCCAGATCTCGAAGGTCAAGCAATCCCCCACGCGCATCATCAAAGAAAGAGTTCAGCTCCCGCTCCAAGGCGAGGCGACGTCCGGCGACGCGACCCCGGGCGAGGCGACGGATGGGGAGAAAACCCAGGTCAAAACAACCCCGGTTGAGTTCAAGGTCTTCCCGCCCCCCACCCGCCTGGAGATCGACGGAAAGCCGGTCTCCTGGCAGTTCGGCGCGGTCGAGCTCACCCCCGGCAAACACCTGCTGAGCGCCAGCGCCCCGGGCTGCAAACCCTACCGTCGATTTATGGTGGTAAATGCAGACAAAAACGATAAGATTCCAGTCGTGCTTGATTGGCAAGATGCGCATATCCGGGTTGAGTCCAACAAAAACGTACTCGTTTATGTTGATTCAGAGCCCAACCCCCGCTCCAACGGCACCCATAGCAGCATTCGGGTGCCTTTTGAGCGCGGCAAATTCTATGCGCCCAAGACGCTCAATCTTCGCATCAAGGACTCGGCAAATCTGCAGCGCGTTCAGACGCGCGAAATCGAGGTTGAGCCGGGCAATACGCGCGTAATTAAAGTGAATTTTCCATAAGTGTTCGATGTATCGACGCCTTCTCCTTTGCCAAGCCCTGGTGGTCGGCCTGAGTTCTCTGGCCGCGACGCCGCTGCGGGCTCAATCCCCCGATCCATCATCGGGCCCGGCATCCTCGCCTGACGCGGCAATCGTTGCCGCGCGCCTTGGCGTGCAAAACGCGCGAATCGGCGCGCAGGAGCAGGCAATAAAGGCGGCGACTCCGAAGGTGAAATACAACTTCCCGCCGCTGCCCGAACAGCGACTCGCCCGCGCCGAGAAGGCGTTTCGCGACGGCGAATACCCCCTCCTTCGCCCTCTTCTCGAACCCACGCTGACGCCCAATAGCCAATTTGACCGCGCCGAACAGGCCAACCAGGCGCGTATCTTGTTGGCCGTGGGGCTGTATTTCGAGGCCCAGCAGGTCACCGGCGCCGGGCCCCGAAAGGAGTTGCTCGACGCCGCGTCCCTTCAGCTTTTGGAGCTCCTGCGCGGCGACCCGTTTTATACGCTCAACCCGATGATCTATCCGGCCAGCGTGGTCGAGCTCTTCGAGACGGTCCAGGTCGAGCACAGCGCCGAGTTGGACGCGCTGCGCGCCAAGCTGCGCGAGGACTCCTCCCCGGATTCTCAGGGCCTTGAGACGGTCTATATCGAGCGAGAGGTCGACCGCTTTAGCTATGCCGTGAACTTCCTGCCCTTCGGGCTTGGGCAGATGCAAAATGACGAGCCCGTCCAGGGCACCCTCTTTGCCAGCGCGCAGGTGCTCTCGCTGGCGCTCAATATCGGCAGTTATTGGCGCGTCGAAGATCTGCGAAGCGATATCGACGGAAAATACGAAGCCGGCCGCGGCAACTCCGCCGAGCAGGCGCGCAATTGGCAGCGGATGCAATATGTCGGGCTGGCTGCGTTCGTCGGGCTCTACGCCTGGTCGGTCATCGACGCGCTGGTCGATTATAAGCCCTATCAGGTGCGCATTCGCACGCTCGACGCCCCGCCGCCCGAGCTATCCAGCGGCGCAAATGGCGCCGAGGGGGCTGAATTAAAGATAGGATGGAATGGCATTGGCTTTGCGTGGTAGGTTGGCCGCGTTAAGGCGCGCTGACGTCATCTAAAATCCCGACGCAGCTCGCCAGAGCTCATTTAGACCCGATTCGATCGAGGGAATCACGCCTCATGCCTATACTCAATATTACCTCATCCGATAGTTTCGCCGGCGGCACCTTTGTGTTGCGAAAGGTCCTCACGTCCATCGGCTCCGGGCGCGGCAATGACCTGGTGCTGGACACCCCGGAGGTCGAGTCGAACCACGCGCTGATCCAGCTAGTGGGCGACGGGTTCGAGATCCAGGCGGTCGCGCGCGGCTGCGAGATTCGGGTCAACGGGCGCAAAAAAAAGAAGGCGCGCCTGGCCCACGGCGACGAAGTTCAGATCGGCGGCGTAGACCTGGCGTTCTCGATGTTCGGCCCGGTCGAGGCGAGCAGCCAACCGCCCAGCCAGACCAGCCCCTCGGGCATCCAGAAGACCCCGGCGCCCAGCGACGCCGCCGGCGAGTTGGCCCACGACGAGATCGAGGGCTACCGCAAATTGCACCTCTTCTCGCAGAAGCTGCTCTCCGACTACGAGTTGCCCACCCTGCTGGAGAATCTGCTCGACGCGGTGGTCTCGATCACCGCAGCCGACAAGGGCTTTTTGATCCTGGTCGAAGACGAGACCTTCCAGATCAAGGTCGCCCGAAATATCGACCGCCAGAATATCGAAGACGCGGTCGCCCAGGTCTCAGACTCCATCATCGGCAAGGTCATCGACACCCGGGAGCCGCTGATCGTCAGCGACGCGCTGACCCACGCCGAGTTCAACAGCTCGCGCTCGGTCATCAACCTGAACCTGTCCAGCGTGATGTGCGTGCCGCTTTTGGACCGCGGGCAATTGCTCGGGCTGATCTATGTGGGCAACGAGAACTTCCGAAACCTCTTCGAGCAACGCCACCTGGACCTGCTCACCATCTTCGCCTCCCAGGCCAGCCTCATCGTCGCCAACGCCATCATGGTGCGCGGGCTTCAGGACGACAAAAAGCTGCTCAATCAGCGCCTCTCTGAGAAGCGCTTTGGCCGCATCATCGGGGCCTGCGACGCGATGCGCGAGATCTATCGCACGGTCGAGAAGGTCGCCCCCACCACGGTCAACGTCCTGGTCACCGGCGAGACGGGCACCGGCAAGGAGCTCATCGCTCACGAGATTCACCAGCGCTCGCCGCGGGCCAAGGGGCCCTTCGTCACGCTTAACTGCGGCGCCATCCCCGAGTCCCTGCTCGAGAGCGAGCTCTTCGGCCACGTCAAGGGCGCGTTCACCGGGGCGAGCGAGACGCGCAAGGGGAAATTCCAGGCGGCCGACGGCGGCACGATTTTCCTCGACGAGATCGGCGAGATGCCGGTGAATCTTCAGGTGAAATTGCTGCGCGTGCTCCAGGAGCATACCGTCACAAAGGTCGGCGCCACCGCCCCCGAGAAGGTCGACATCCGCGTGGTCGCCGCGACCAACCGCAACCTCGAAAAGGCCGTGGAGAACGGCGACTTCCGCGAAGACCTCTACTACCGCCTCAACGTGCTGATGCTTGAGTTGCCGGCGCTAAAAGAGCGTGGAAATGACGTCGTGCTCATCGCCAAATTCCTGCTCAATGAGCTGGCCGAGGAGCTTGGCTTGCCGCATAAAGAGCTGAGCAAAGAGTCGATTCAGGCGCTGCGCAAATACGCCTGGCCCGGCAATATCCGCCAGCTCGAGAACCACCTCAAGAAGGCGCTGGTGCTGGCCGATAACGCGATCCTATCGCCCAAAGACCTTGGCTTGCCGCCCGAGATATTGGAGCCGGTGATGCCCCTGGCTGACGCCAAGGAGCGCTTCGCGCTGCGATATATTAACGAGATTCTGCAGCAGAATGACGGCAACCGCACCCAGACGGCCCGCGACCTGGGCATCGACCCGCGCACGGTCTTCCGCTACCTCGAGAAGAACGACGCGGAGTCCTGAGCCCGGCGCCGCGCGCCCCATATGGATCTTTTTGTCAGTTTCGCCGCGCACCCGCGACATGGTTGTCGCAGAACACCCTGATCTGGGCCGCCAGGGCCCCGGCATTCGCGCTATCCCACGCATTGAGAGCAGATGGCACAGTTCGTGCAATATTGTCTAACCCGAGGACGACTTCCGGGCATTCTACTCGGGCTCGGCCTCGCCGTAGTGATGCAGGCAGGATGCGTCATGTCCCCGGACATTGAACCCCGCGACGAACCTGATTTCTCGCCGCGAATCGCGCCCCTGCCCCCGTACGAAAAAACCCCGGTGATTGAGGTCACACGCGAGAATTTTATCGATGAAATCGACCTCAGCGCCGCGCTATATGATGGCAATGACCATCGGGAATTACGGTATCTATTCCTCAGTGACGAGCGCGGCGACCCCACGGTCGCCAGCGCTCCGCTCAACGGAAAGCGCGGCGATGAGTATTATTTTGGCACCGTAAAGCTGTCGGTCAACCCGTGCACCGGTGATGTCACAATCCCGGGCACCGAGGTCATCACCCTCTATGTTTCCGACCGCGGCTTCTTCGCCATCTCGCCGAATCCCGAGGATATTGTCGCTGTCGAGGGCTCCATTATGGTGGCTTATTCATGGACCCTTAAATACGAAGCGGGCATTTGCGACACGGATTTCTGACGTCTTTATGTTCGGTTGCGCGCCAGTGCTTTGGATATTGCAGGTTTCGATTATGAATAACGCTCAAAAAATTAGCGCGCACAAGCGCAAGGGACGCCTCGCCTGGCTGGGCGCCCTCTTGCTGACGGGGGCGCTCTTCGGCGGGTGCGCCGCCGACCAGGACGCCAACGCGATGGACATGGCGTCGGGGGGGTGTGAGTCCAGCACCGAGTGCCCCCTCGACCAGGTCTGCCGGGCGAACCTATGCTCAAATTCCGATAGCACTCCGGCGACCCTGAACTTCCGATTTATCCCGCCGGGAAACTCCGATTACCTGCCGCAATACCACGAATTTGTGCACGTGCAGCCCGACCAGCCCACCGACTTTTTGCTGCGTCCGGCGCTCTCGGTGCGCAGCGGTGACACCGAAACCGAGGAGCATCCCGGCGGCATACGCTACGCTGGCTCGTCGCTCAGCGGCCCGGCGGGCACCCTGATCTTTCGCCCCGTTGACGCGCGCAGCTCGCTCTTTATCCGCGAGACCCATGTCGATTATGGGACCTTCCACGCGCGACTTAACCCGGGCGAATACTCGATGACCTTCGTGCCCAACGACCGCGAGGCGCTGCCCAAGAAGACCTGGGCGGCGCAGAAATTCACCAATAACACGATCTTATTGCGCACCCTGCCCGCCCCCTCCGAATACCTCGAGGTTACGGGCACGCTTGCCCGCGATGTCACCCTGCCCAGCGGGCAGTCCGTCCCCGGTCGCGCGGTGCCAAACGCGCGGGTCTACGCCCGCTCGAGCAGCGGCGAGTATAGCAGCACCGTCGCCACGACCGACGCCAGCGGGTATTTCACCCTAAAAGTTGAGCCAAATACGGGAAGCTACGACATCTTCGTGGTCCCGGCGACCTCCGATAGCATGCTCCCGTCGACCGAGCTCACTCAGGCGTTCGTCGCCGGTCCCACGGACTGCGAGTTGGCCGATGGCACGACCGCCTCGGCGTGCAACCTCGGCCAACTTAGCCTGGGCGCCTATCCCTCCGAGCCCATTGAGTTCGCGGTCCAATTGACCAGCCTCAACGGCTTTGAGGACGAGTTCTCGCTGCAAGGAACGATGGTTCTGGTGCACGGTGAGCTGGGAAATGGCGAGTTCTCGCATAAATATCCGGTCAGCCCGAAGGGGATCGCGGAGTTGGCGGTCTTCCCATCCGATTGGTCGAACCGAGAGCTTCGAAATTACACACTCGAGGTCGTCCCGCCGGCGAACTCCCCCTTTGCGCGCACCCAGATTTCGATGACCGGTGCGCTCGAAGAATCCGTGCTGCCGACATTTGAGCTTGGGCTTAAAGAGAAGAAGTTCGGGCGGCTTATCAGCGCAGACGGCGTACCGATCGCCAACGCCTCGTTGGAGTTCCGGCGCACCTCCGAGCCCATCGCGCGCCCCGAGACGGGCAATGGCGCCGAGAATAACGCCACCCCGGGTCACGACCCCAACGCCTTCGAAGATGCCGAGGACCGCCGCACCTTCTCGGTGACCACCGATGAGGACGGCTATTTCGAGGTCTGGCTGCTGCCGGCCGACTATAGTGTCGAAGCGATACCCGCGCAGAATAGCGGCCAACCGCGCATGCATCGTACCCTCAGCGCCGAGCATTTGCTCGAGGATGAAGAGATCATCTTCGAACTCCCCGAGCCCCAGGTCATCTTCGGGTCGCTCTTTGGCCGCCAGGAAACCGCGGGCAATGAAAAATTGCTCGGCCTCGGAGAGGTCGGCGTCGAAGCCTATACTGTGATTGATGGTCGCACGGTGGTGCTTGGGCAGGCGTTGAGCTGGCAGGACGGGCGATTCGAGATGGTCATCCCGGCGTCGCCCTGAGCGGCGCTTATTTCGCGCGCGTGCGAAGCGAGTCGCGGCTGGCGCGCAACATATCGTAAGCGTCCGGGCTCTTATCTTTGCAGCGAAGGAGCCACTCGCGGTAGCGCGCATCCCAATGGCCGTTGTATTTGGGCAACTTCGCGGACTCCTCGACCAGGAGGCGCGCCTGCTCGGGGCAGTCCATCTCCTGGCGCCCGCCCATCACCGCGTGACCGGTCTCGGGATCCCATATCTCGTTATGCTTAATACCCGAGGCGACCGCCACGATCATCGGGATGAAGATCAACAACCCGGTGCCCATAAAGACGACATATCCCAGCCGCCGCACGAAGCGGGCGCTTCGCTCTTTGACCTGCTCGACGGTCATCTCTTTGGGCTCTGACATAGTTCTCACTTGGGCACTGGGGGTTCGCCCGGGGTTTAAAATTTCGTAGGGGGTCTGCGACCGAAGTCGCGCCAGCGCGGGCCAAATTGGCTGGCGCCTAGCGCCCATAGGTGTACCCGATTGTGCGCGCGAAATAAACACGCGCGCCGGCCGGGTGCTGCCGGCCTTATTCGGCGGCGCCTTCCCAATTTCCGTCCTGCAGATCCATGACGCCGGGCATCGACTCAATTTGCTCCTGGGCGATGCGCCAGGCCATCTCGATAATCCAGCTCATGGAACGATCGTGACGCAGTGCTTCTTGCTTGGTCTTCTGGATCAACTCTTCCGGGAAATACAGCGTCAACTTCTTCTTCGCAGCCATGGAATTCTCTCTATACATCGGTGATTATAATGTCGTCGGTATTAAGCGGTTGTCGCCGGTTGTCCTACATCGTGCGACAATCACAGCACCCACCATAATGCACCGGCGCGCCGCGTCAAAAAATTTCAAACCCGAATTTCTGATCCGTTGATTCCGCCGCTCAAAAAGGCCAAATATGTTGACCCCCAAACGCGCCAAGATTCTTAAACCGGTCCTCGAAGAGCTCCTGGAAGAATGCGATTATGTGGGGCGGCGCAGCCACGATCCGGTAGAGTTTTCATGGGATTATGACGATGCGCGCGACCGAGAATTCGTCGCGCTGCTGTCGAGCTGTCTTGCCTATGGACGCGTGACGCTCTTAAAGCCGGCGATCAAGGCGGTCCTGGAGATCCTCGGCGATCGTCCAAGCCTCGCCCTGAACGACGTCGGCGCCGACGCGCTCAAGGCGCAGCTCGATGGTTTTGTGTATCGGATGAGCAGGGGCGCCGATGTGCTGGACCTTATCTGCGCGATGAGCGCGCTCCAGGAGGAGTTCGGCTCGCTCGAAGCCGCGTATCAGGCGCCCGCAAGCGGGACGCATGTCGAGTTGGCCAGCGCGTTCGTGCAGCGCCTGCGGGCCGGGCGCCGCCGCCCTGCCCTCACCCGTGGGTTTCGCTATCTTCTGCCGGACCCCGCCGACGGGAGCACCTGCAAGCGCCTTCTACTCTTCTTTCGGTGGATGGGTCGCGGCCCGGACGGGATCGATCTTGGGCTGTGGGAGAGCCTCTCGCCGGCCGAGCTGATTATGCCGCTGGATACCCACACCAGCCGGATGTGCCGCTATTTGGGGCTCAGCGACCGAAATAGCATCGACCTTAAAGCAGCGCTTGAGGTTACGGAGTCCCTGCGATTAATGGACCCTGAAGACCCACTTAAATACGACTTCGCGCTGTGCCACCTCGGCATCTCGGGAAGTTGCATCCACAAACGAAGCGAGGAGCATTGCCCCCAATGCCCCATCGAGTCGATCTGCGCGATCGGCAATTCAGCCGAGATTATCGGCGACGCCTGAGGAATCCCCGCAAGTTTTAGCTCAGGAAGCGCGCAACGAAATGACTTCGAAGTCGAGCATTTTGACGTCGGAGAAGAGATGCACGCAGACCACGCCGGCGGCGCAGAAGAAGAGAAAGGCGAGCAAAAATAGACACGCCAATTCGTACCAACTGCGTCCTTTTGAGATCACCGCGACCACGGAGAGCGTCAAGAAGAAGGCGATACTCATAACCCAGCCGACCAGAAACGGCTGCATCGTCGTGATGATGGTTAAGGATTCCAAACTACGCGGACTCGTCTTGTTTGAGATGACCGTATTGGCGGCCGATGGACTGAAGATTAAAGAAGTTAATCGTAAAATGTGCGACGATGGGCGCCAGCACATTGCCAGTATAGAGGTACATTGCGCCAAAGACCCCCCCAAGAATAACGGCCATGATCGTCCACGGCCAGATCTTCTTGAGGTTCGGCCCAATATGGAGCATGCCGAAGATAAGGCTGGCGAAAATAAGCCCCGACCAGTCTGCCCAGGGCCCGTCAAAGAGCAGCCCGGAGAAGAGTTGCTGCAAAAATCCGCGGAAGAAGACCTCTTCGCCGATGCCGCTGGCCAGCGCGAAGACAAATGCCTGGCTCATGCTCACCTGGCCCAGGGTTCGACCGAACTCGCGGCCAAGCTCGCGCGACCACTCGGTATAGCGGTCTAGCAAGCTGCTCACGCCGACAAAGACCACCCCAACCAGCGCGCCCAACGCCGCGTCGAGATGAAACGGCGTATCGTTCGCGTTATGCCAGACGAAGACATCCAACCCGCCAAACCAATGGGCGAGCAGCAGCGCCGCCCCGGTCAGCACAATATAGAACACGGTGATGACACCGGTGCTCGGGCTCCCAAGTTGTGGTGATGCTTCGCTCAAAATAGGTCTCGCTTGGGCCGTCTAAACCGTGTCAACGCGGCCAGGTGGCGCTCAATCCAATTGAGTCGGGTCGTGCCCCAGCAGCTCGTCTGCCGTCATACCGGCCTCGTCACCCTCACCGGACGCCTTCAAGAACGCATCCGCCTCGCGCTCCACGCTCGGCATCGTGATCAGCCCGCGGAAGCGAATATGCACCGCTTCCACCGGATAGAGGCGCCAGTCAATATGAAAGCGCTCGTCGCGGTCCTGGCGGAAGAACTCGTAGAGTTGTAATTTTAGGAACTCAATGCCCAATTCCAAATAACGCGTCGCGTCCCAGGGGCCGCCGGCGGTCTGGTCGGCCGCCAAAATGCTGGCCTCCACGTCGAGCTGAAAGGACTCGTCCACCCGGCTCAGGCGAATGCGCGCCCAGATATATTCGTCGGAGTGCTCCGCCTCGATATCGAGCTTTTCGCCCGGCTTTAAGAACGCCGAGAAACGCTGGGTCAACGACTGGCGAATCAACTGGCGCGAGCGTCCGCCGAGCACCTCGGGTGCCGGCGCAACGTCGCTCGTTTCATCTGACTTCTTCGTCATCTTCTTCATTCCCATCTGAATAGCTGCGCGCCGTAAATATCGGCGGCAGTAAAATACCGGACGACGCTCAAGTTCCACGCCGCTTAACGTCTGTCAACGCTGCGGTGTTCCCGAAACTACGCACGTCGCCCTAACGCATTCAAAACAAAGGATAATTAGCCGGCGGTGCGAATCCACAAACCTTCGAAGGAATCGCCCTCCGGGAAGCCCTTCATGCGCGGATAGTCCGACGCAGGCGGCGCGTTCTCGACGCTGCTTATCTTTCGGTTCGCGCGGTTGGCCGCGCGTCGCACCAATTTGGTGAGGCTGTCGCTCGGGCGTTTCTCATTGCGGCACACCAGGAGCACCCCGCCCTTGGCCAGGCGCTTAAAGCACTCGACGAGCAGGTCTTCGTAGTCTTTCTTGACCGACCAGAAACCCGAACTCCCCGCCGCGGCGGTGGGCGGGTCGACGATGATGCCGTCGAATTGCTCGTCGCGGCGTTTGGCCTCGCCGCTCAAATACGCGCGGGCGTCGTCGGCCACCGAATAATTGAGCTTGCCGGAGATATGATTGAGCCGAAGGTTATCTTCCAACCACTCCAGGTAGCGCTTGGAGAGGTCGACGCTGACGACCTCGCAGCCAAGAGCTGTCAGCGCCACGCTGAACGCGCCGGTGTGGCAGAAGAGGTTGAGCCAGCGCTGGCCGGATTTGGCGATCTTTCGCATCTTGCGTCGATTCTCGCGCTGGTCAGCGAAGAACCCGACGTCGATGCCTTCCCAGGGCTCGCACCAATATTTCAGGCCGTCCTCCAGACCCACCACGCGCTCGCCTTCGCGGGCGTAGTTGGCGCCGCGCTCGATGACGCGCGCCAGGCGGTCGCCCGGGCCAGGCGTCTTCTCGGCGCGGATATCCTCGAAATGCTCCACCTCGAGGATCATGATCTCGGGGTTAAAGTCGAGGATATTCTGATAGACGCGGTCCCTGAATCCGAGCGCCGTCGCGCCGGTTAAGGTCGCCCGAAGCAGCGGTCCGACGCGGTCGATCTGCAGCCCGGGGAACCCGTCGGCTTCGGCGTGGACCAGGCGGAAAAGATCGGTCTCGGCGGTGTCGCGGGTCAATCGACTGCGCGCGGCCAGGGCCTCGTCGACGCGCAGGTCGATCTCTTCTTCGAAGTTCTTGGCCGCGCCGCTG encodes:
- a CDS encoding serine/threonine protein kinase; translated protein: MIGTTISRYDILEELGQGGMSVVYLAQDTGLNRQVAVKLLHSHLANKPENRKRFRREAEAIARLRHENILDVYDVSDASEPRSYIVMEYVEGMNLRQFVEYHGAPPSEIVCLLGAQLCNALSHAHKQGVIHRDLKPENVMISTAGAVKLMDFGIAHVIGAETMTRTGSLIGSPAHMAPEMIDGAQVDARADIFALGTILYWMGTGRLPFCGDNTPQVLRNVMESRYARPEDVEPTLSHDLARIIERTLHTDPAERFQSADALKLELLAAVHAVGLEDHESMLSAYFSGPKRYGADFPAMVVPKLIDCAKRSNQRGSTAVAISYFNRVLAYDPGNEEVRECLRNLHRGRRIWLGAAAAVALCLVAGGAWAGYSYWDGVQRREAAAALTQRTLEDATTNARVMLAQNAAQRGVREAHAFAYLELPRLQAGEVARGVAAQARAVTRTPLQRFQDARAMRQISKVKQSPTRIIKERVQLPLQGEATSGDATPGEATDGEKTQVKTTPVEFKVFPPPTRLEIDGKPVSWQFGAVELTPGKHLLSASAPGCKPYRRFMVVNADKNDKIPVVLDWQDAHIRVESNKNVLVYVDSEPNPRSNGTHSSIRVPFERGKFYAPKTLNLRIKDSANLQRVQTREIEVEPGNTRVIKVNFP
- a CDS encoding sigma 54-interacting transcriptional regulator encodes the protein MPILNITSSDSFAGGTFVLRKVLTSIGSGRGNDLVLDTPEVESNHALIQLVGDGFEIQAVARGCEIRVNGRKKKKARLAHGDEVQIGGVDLAFSMFGPVEASSQPPSQTSPSGIQKTPAPSDAAGELAHDEIEGYRKLHLFSQKLLSDYELPTLLENLLDAVVSITAADKGFLILVEDETFQIKVARNIDRQNIEDAVAQVSDSIIGKVIDTREPLIVSDALTHAEFNSSRSVINLNLSSVMCVPLLDRGQLLGLIYVGNENFRNLFEQRHLDLLTIFASQASLIVANAIMVRGLQDDKKLLNQRLSEKRFGRIIGACDAMREIYRTVEKVAPTTVNVLVTGETGTGKELIAHEIHQRSPRAKGPFVTLNCGAIPESLLESELFGHVKGAFTGASETRKGKFQAADGGTIFLDEIGEMPVNLQVKLLRVLQEHTVTKVGATAPEKVDIRVVAATNRNLEKAVENGDFREDLYYRLNVLMLELPALKERGNDVVLIAKFLLNELAEELGLPHKELSKESIQALRKYAWPGNIRQLENHLKKALVLADNAILSPKDLGLPPEILEPVMPLADAKERFALRYINEILQQNDGNRTQTARDLGIDPRTVFRYLEKNDAES
- a CDS encoding carboxypeptidase-like regulatory domain-containing protein; this encodes MNNAQKISAHKRKGRLAWLGALLLTGALFGGCAADQDANAMDMASGGCESSTECPLDQVCRANLCSNSDSTPATLNFRFIPPGNSDYLPQYHEFVHVQPDQPTDFLLRPALSVRSGDTETEEHPGGIRYAGSSLSGPAGTLIFRPVDARSSLFIRETHVDYGTFHARLNPGEYSMTFVPNDREALPKKTWAAQKFTNNTILLRTLPAPSEYLEVTGTLARDVTLPSGQSVPGRAVPNARVYARSSSGEYSSTVATTDASGYFTLKVEPNTGSYDIFVVPATSDSMLPSTELTQAFVAGPTDCELADGTTASACNLGQLSLGAYPSEPIEFAVQLTSLNGFEDEFSLQGTMVLVHGELGNGEFSHKYPVSPKGIAELAVFPSDWSNRELRNYTLEVVPPANSPFARTQISMTGALEESVLPTFELGLKEKKFGRLISADGVPIANASLEFRRTSEPIARPETGNGAENNATPGHDPNAFEDAEDRRTFSVTTDEDGYFEVWLLPADYSVEAIPAQNSGQPRMHRTLSAEHLLEDEEIIFELPEPQVIFGSLFGRQETAGNEKLLGLGEVGVEAYTVIDGRTVVLGQALSWQDGRFEMVIPASP
- a CDS encoding TIGR04563 family protein, whose translation is MAAKKKLTLYFPEELIQKTKQEALRHDRSMSWIIEMAWRIAQEQIESMPGVMDLQDGNWEGAAE
- a CDS encoding TIGR02757 family protein; this translates as MLTPKRAKILKPVLEELLEECDYVGRRSHDPVEFSWDYDDARDREFVALLSSCLAYGRVTLLKPAIKAVLEILGDRPSLALNDVGADALKAQLDGFVYRMSRGADVLDLICAMSALQEEFGSLEAAYQAPASGTHVELASAFVQRLRAGRRRPALTRGFRYLLPDPADGSTCKRLLLFFRWMGRGPDGIDLGLWESLSPAELIMPLDTHTSRMCRYLGLSDRNSIDLKAALEVTESLRLMDPEDPLKYDFALCHLGISGSCIHKRSEEHCPQCPIESICAIGNSAEIIGDA